TTTATATAAATCAGAGCATCGATTTACCAACGCTCGTCATGATTTCTATCTTTTCATTTGTGATATTTGAAAGTGTGGAGAACGTAAATAATGCAGCACATGTTTTAGAGATAATCAATGTGACACTAGATGATATTGAAGAAATTAAGAACGCACCTGTATTAGATGAAACTGGCCGAGATTTCGAAATCGATAATTGTGATATTGAATTTGATCATGTGAGCTTCTCATATGGAAAACACCGAGTAATTAAAGATGTGAGCTTTAAAGTAGGAAGGCATACGTCAACAGCAATTATTGGTCCATCAGGAAGTGGTAAATCCACCCTATGTAATTTATTGTTAAGGTTTTACGATGTAGATGAAGGTGTTATTCGAATAGGTGGAATCGATATCCGAGATATGACACTTAACACGTTAATGTCGCATATTAGTGCAGTGTTTCAAAAGGTATACTTATTTAATGACACGATTGAAAATAATATATTATATGGTAAGCCAGGCGCAACTAAAGAAGAAATTATCAGGGCTGCAAAACAAGCATGTTGTCATGAATTTATCATGTCACTACCGGACGGTTATCAAACAATGATTAATGAGAAAGGTAATAATTTATCTGGTGGTGAAAAACAACGTATCTCTATAGCAAGGGCGATATTGAAAGACGCACCGATTATCATTTTAGATGAAGCGACTGCTAGTATTGACCCAGAGAACGAACATCTCATCCAAAGTGCGATTGATGAATTAAGTGAAGGTAAAACAGTTATCACAATCGCGCATAAAATTGGAACAATCAAAAATGCAAATGAAATCATTGTATTAAATGAAGGTGAAATAATTCAGAAAGGCGATCACGAAACACTCGTAAATCAATCTGGTACGTATCAAAACTTTATCCAAATTAAGACACAATCAGAAGGTTGGAGATTGTAAATCATGACTAAACAAATTGGGATTTTAGGTGGAAATGGTGCGATAGGTAGAAGTTTAACAGAACTATTATCCAGACATAAAGATATTCAAATCAAAATCAGCACCAGAGCAGGTGTTTTTAATAAAGTAGTACATCATAAGACTAAATATGAAATATTAAGTTTGGAAAGTAGAGATGATTTAAAAAGGTTTATTAACGGATGTGATATTGTTGTAAACTGTACAGGTTTTTTCAATAAGAATATAATAGATTGCTGTTTAGAATATCATTCACATTATATTGATACTTCTGGTGAGTTGAATTTGGCTCATAGTGAGAGAATATTGAATGATCAATTGCAACAAAAACGGTTGAGTTCAGTACAATTTGTTGGGGCAAATCCTGGGTTAACGGAAGTGCTAGTTGCATATAGTAAAGCGTATTTAAATGTAGACGAATTAGAACTATACTTTTCAGGTGTTGGTGAATTATCGAAGTCAGCTGTTCTAGAAATGATTGAAACCTCAGAACCTCCATATTCCTATAGTCAAATGTACATATTAAATGGTAAACCTGAAAAGTTAGAGTATATGATAAAAGAAGATAATTTATTGGATGATGATACTCAATTCTATAGTGTTCCTATTATCAACCATCACTTTATAAATTGCATACAGAAAAATAATATATCAAAGGCATATTTTTTCAATACTTTTACTGATAAAAATATTATATTTAACATGGTAGAAGCGAAAATTTTGCATCAGAATAATCAAACTGAAAAAGCTATATCAAAATTAGTGGAGTCATTTAAAAAGTATAGTAATGATAATAAGCCATATACGCTAATAAAAATTCTTAGAAATAAAAGATATGGAATCAATTTTCGAAGTTCGCTTGATTGGATTGAAATAACGGCTTCAGTTGTTTATCATACAATAATTTTACTTTTAAGAGATAGGATTTATGGATATGGAATTAAAAATTTATATGAAGTTATAGATTCTAAAGACTTACTGCTAGATATGAAGAAAAATCCGAAAATAACTATAGAAGTTTACAAATGAGGTGAAGGATTTGAAGAATACTTTATATAATTTAATAAATAACCTTAAGTATGAAGTGTGCAATTATGATATATATGGTTATAAATTGAATAACTTGAATAACTTGAAATACAATATATGTAGTAGTTCTAAAAGCGTTTTAAAAGAAGATTTTATGATGTATGAAATGAATAATTTAACATATATAGGTATTGGCAAAGCAATAGAGGTTAAGGTGACTAGTAAAAAAATTATTATTGAATGTAGAGAATCAAAAGTAAAAAAAGTCGAATATTTTACATCATTGAATAATTTGTTGAAACAAATACAAGAAGCACTTGAAGAAAATAATATAAGTAATTTTGGATATATCAATTATAATTTAGCAAAATATTTATATCAGTGTAATGATTCTGATAAAGATGAAGAATTATTGTATTTTTTTGTACCAACTATAGAAGTGAAACTAAGTAAAGGGAATATGAGTGTGAGTTATTTAAACAAAAATCCATTTAATGACTTGGATGAAATATATAAAGAAATGACGGTAAATCATTTACCGCTTAAACATGATACAGAAGAGTCGTTGTTAAATCAAAAAAGTGATTTGTATAAAAAGAATGTAGATAAAGCAGTGGAAGATATAAAAAATAAAATTTACTCTAAGGTAATTCTTTCTCGAAAAATCAATATATCAGAAAAAATCAATATGCTACATAGCTATTTTTTAGGTCTTAAAATTAACAATCCTGCACGTTCATATTTATATAATATCAATGGCATGGAGTTATTTGGTTTTTCTCCTGAAACCATCGTCCAAGTAGATAATAATAACAAAGTCCTCACGTTCCCATTAGCTGGTACAAGAAAAAACAAAGAACATTTAAAAAAAGAATTATTGACTGATATCAAAGAAGTTGGAGAACATGCTGTTTCAGTTAAATTAGCTATAGAAGAACTAAAAAATGTGTGTAAATCAGATACTATCAAAGTAGATGAATTCATGAACATTTATGAGAGGGGATCAGTACAACATTTAGGTTCTGTTGTATCAGGTTTTCTTAAGAACAAAAATTATTGGGAAGCACTTTTAGCTTTATATCCTGCTGTAACAGCTTCAGGAATTCCTAAAAAAGAAAGCATACAAGCAATTGAAAAATATGAAGATACACCGCGAAATCTATATAGTGGAGGAGTGTTTCTAATAAATAAAGATTTCGGATTTGATGTGGCCTTAATATTGAGAACTGTCTTTCAAGATAAACATGAAACATTTGCAAGAGCTGGAGCAGGAATTGTTGAGAAATCAGAACCTGATAGAGAATTAGAAGAGACTCGTGAAAAGTTAAATTCAATTATAACAGCATTGACTTTATAAATTATTTAGAGATAAACATCTATAAGTGTCCATTATAAAACTTTTCGCAACTTGCTTTATATAAAGTCAAGAACGAGGAGCAAATTATAGATTTTGATTGATAATGATTGACTAATAAAGTAGTGTTTTTGGCGACAATAACTATTGAGGACTATGTTGTGAAATGAGTAATTTTATCAACTGATAATCAATTATAATGAATAAATTAAGAAATCACCTTTATAATCATATATAGAATCAACTTATGATTCAATCCATGAAAATAGCGCGCGTTTTATTTATAATTACCAAGAAAAATAGTTAAGCGTATCTTATGAGAATGCTACTTTGAAGGAACTAAAAGGTAGTAAGGTATTCATTAATAAGTCCCAATTAGCGTACAGATTGTTTACGAGATACAAAATCATTAGTTAAAGTAGAATTATAAACCTCATGAATAATCAATAAACTCAGAAAAACCGTTAATGATTGAATAACATTAATATCTAGTATAACCATTTTCTAATTTAAAGAAAATTGGTCTAGAATTACTGTTAATTTTCTCCTTTTATTAATATCAGGCCTCCTTACGAAAGTTAAATTGAGGTTTCTAATTTTTTTAAGTGTTTCTATATCAATATTTGTATTGTGAAAAGCCCAATTAAACATGTCGTCTGTCATATTTTTATGGGAAAGTGTTTTTAAATACAATTCTTCTTTTGAAGGATTATATTTATTCGTATTGGTGTAAATAGTATCTTTATTGTAATTTATATAAACAAAATTGTTGTTAATAATAATGTCTTCCAATTTAATGTAAAATTCATCAAGGGTTCTATTTACAGTTATAAAAGATAATAAGCCTAGAAATATATTATGTAAATATTTAGAGTCCTAGGGTATTAAAATACAAAGCTAATTAAAACCATCCATGCGAACGGGTGGTTTTAATTTGTGTAAATAATCTAGATTTCTATTCATATGTATAGCATTTATCATATATGTAACTTTTATTGTTGTATTAACAATAAATAGGTCATATTCGCCTCAATCTAAACCACTTTCTAAATGTATAAATAGGGTGGATTTTCTTGTAGTTTTTTCACTATCTTGTTAATAACAAAATTTCATTAATAATATTTTTAGGTATAATATCATCTATTTCGCGATTTTTGCATTAGGAATGTTCTTTCGCTCAGATTACATTCTGGATAGTGTAAATGTGATTCTAAATATTTGCTGGATATAATGCGAAATTTGTTACTGAGAAAAATTTTATTAATGCGCTAAGATACAATAACATTACAATGAATAAAGTGAGAGTAGATGCTAAAATCCAAACATTTAAAAGTGGCTGATGTAAAAAAAGCATATGCGGGATATAAAATGACAGAAGATAAGTTACACGGAGCAATCATGTTCAATGTGAACGGACAACAAATTAGCTTTGCATATAATGGAAAATATGTTGAGAAAGTAATGATTGGCCGCTATCATGCGTAAAATATAGATATTGGAATAGGGGCTGGGATATAGAATCTTAGCTATTAAAAAAACACCGCAAAATTCATTTCAAAGGATTTTGTGGTGTTTTGCGCTCTAATTCTGTTTAAAATTAGCACTAATCATGCTAATTTACTTAGGTTGAGTGTCATGAAAATATTATATTTTCACATTCGACTTTAGATGGAGTACGTACGACAATCTATTGAAGTCTTAATTAGCTTTCAGATTCCTTAAAGTACTATTTTGTTTGTGGATATTTTTTTTACACATTAGGGCTTTATTTTCGAAATAAAATATAAAGAGAATCGATTAAGTAAAAATGATTTTACCTGATTGATTCTCTTTTTCGGCTAGGAATTATGTCCTAGTTTTTTTGATTTTCAATTAATTATTTCCAAAGCGATGAAATAAAGCTTGTAAATGATTTGCTCAATGAACTTACTGTATTTGCTGTATCGATAGTTGTTTTAACGAAACTTGGGTTTTTATAGAATGCATATAAAACTTTACCTGTATTAATGCCTTCAGTAACGTAGTTTCTTACTTTAGCGTATGAGTTGTAGAGAGCTCCATTTTTTCCTTCAATTTTAATTGGAGTAATATGCGATTTCCATCCATCACCTAAAGTTGCTAATACGATTGGATCAATTAAACGTTTATATTTAAAGTATTTGTCAGCATAAAATTTAGCATTGTCATATTTTGTTTTATAACTGTTGTACGTATCTGTTACGTATTTATAACCGTTATTGAATGTTTCACTGATGTAGTTTTTAAATGCTTGATAGTAACCAGGTGATTTTGGTGCTGTTTCTGTTTTCGCTGGTGCTTCTACTTTTGGTGCTTCTGTGTTTTGATTAGATGATAATGTTTCTGTCGCTACTGTTGTTTTTGAAGTCGCATGTTTTTGAATGATTAAGTCTAATTGTTTTTGTAAACGCTCTTGCATATAGTGTGGTGCTTTGTTCACTTCACGTTGTGCTTGACGACGGTTTTTAACAGTGTCTGCTTTTTCCAATGTTGTTAATGCTTCGTTAATTTTACGGACTTGTGCGTCTTGACGTGCATAGGCATCTTGAATGCTATTGTGAGTTGTGTCAGCTGCTTTTTGAGCATTTGCTTCGTGTTGTGCAATGATTAAATCGAGTTGTTTTTGTAATTGTTCTTTAACGTCTAATGGCGCTTTATTAACGTTACGTTGTGCGTTGCGTCGGTTATCGATTGAGTCTGTTTTTAATAATTCGGATAGTGATGTGTTTGCGTCTGATGTTAGTTCGTTATGACGTGCGAATGCTTGTTCTCTTGTGAGGTGCCCTGTGTTTTGCGTTGATTCATTTAAGTTTGGAGTGTGTTCTGGAGTTGTAGATTCTAAGTTGTTGTTTGTGTGTGTTTCAGTGTGTAATGTTTGGTACCATACGTCTTGGCTTTTGTCTGGATTCTTTTGGATTTCTGCGAGTGCTTCTGTTTTTTGGTTCTCAGATAAATTTTCATTGTTTAAAATTTCATAAAATGCGTTTTGTTGTCCAGCACGTCGCTCTTGATTGTTGCTGTCTTTGATGGATTCTGAGAAAACTTCTTGTGCGCGCTCAGGCTGTGTACGTAATGTTTGAATATAGTGGTTACGTTGTTCTTCTGTGATACCTTCTAAGTGCAATACTTTGTAAAATGCGCGTTGTGCGTCAGTCACGTCGCTCGTTTGTGTGTGTTGTGCAGGTGTTGTTTCTGTTGATTCTGCTGCTTTCGCTTCCCCATTAGCTACCATTGTTGCAAGTGTGATTGTTGCTGCTCCCATTAGCAATCTAGAAATATTTTTGTTTTTCATAACTATCCCTTTCTTTTTTTAAATAGAATAACTTTTATTAACGTAAAAAAGTATAACACGCAACCAATTTGAGTAACATTAAATATTTCTTAAATATAGAGGTTGTAATCAAAGTTTATAAAATATTTGATAATTCGACACTTTTTTGGGGTGCTATGCATTTGAATATAAATTTGTGTAGTGATGTGACGTCACAAAGTAAGTGGTCATTATGACAATGATGGCAAGAAGGGTGCCTTTATTTAAGTGATCCTTAAAAGAGACTGCATCTTATGAAAGTTGTGTTTATATGAAAGTGAATTAAACATGAACAATATGATATATATTTTCTTCTATATTGTGGTTGTAAATGTGACTCTTATTGTATACATTCTTTAGTCACCATTCATTGTGTATGTCAAGCGAGGTTGAAAAGCGGTAGTGTCAATGTTATGTAGAAGATACATAGGGGTATACGAAAAGTTAAGCCCTCCCTCAGTCTACCTTGACGGATGAGCGTGAGGAAGGGCGTTGATTTTTAACGATGCATAGCGTGCTTGATGTCTAGGTTCACAGCGAGTACGTTGACGATATCTGATTCGGATTGATGTAGCGTATGATTGTCAATTATAGATTGTATCGTTGTTATGGATAAGCCACTATGTTTGGCGATACGGTGTATTTGCATATTTGCTGCTTGTTTCGTAATTTGGCTATCTAATCCTGAGCCTGATGCAGTTAAGATATTTACCGGGACATCGTTAGGTTGAACCCCGTTGTTTTGACTGAATATTTTACGGTCTTTAGCGACGCGGTCGAGTAACGTTTGATTTTGATTGCTAAGGTTTGTACCGCCTGTCACTGGTTGGATATGGTCTGGGTTATCGGTGACCGGATATGAACTGTAATGGTGAGGTGATGGTCGTCCATGTAGGTAGTATGGCGATGTAAAATCTTGACCAATGCGTTCAGAACCGACAATTTTACCATTGTCTTTGATCAAACTCCCGTTCGCTTGATAATGAAAACACGTTTGACCCACTGCGGTTGTAAGTATAGGGTACACAAAACCACATATGACGAACACCAATAGTGTTGTCAAAATTGAACTTTTAAACATAGTATTACCTTCTCTCAAAATAGATTGATGATGATATCTATAAGTTTGATACCGATAAATGGTGTAAGGATGCCGCCAAGTCCAAAAATCAACGTATTGTTTAACAGCAAACGACTTTGAGTTGTTGGTCTGAATTTAACCCCTTTTAAGGCGATAGGGATTAATAAAGGAATAATGATAGCATTGAAAATTAATGCCGATAGGATAGCTGAATGACTCGTTTGTAGATGCATAATGTTTAAACTATTTATCGCGGGCATCCAAGGTAAAAAGAGTGCTGGGATGATTGCAAAGTATTTTGCAATATCATTAGCAATACTAAAAGTCGTTAAGGCGCCACGTGTAATTAATAATTGTTTCCCAATTTCTACAATCTCAATTAGTTTTGTTGGATCAGAATCTAAGTCAATCATATTGCTTGCTTCTTTCGCGGCGATGGTTCCAGAGTTCATCGCCACGCCTACGTTAGCGAGTGCAAGGGCAGGGGCATCGTTGGTACCATCCCCTGTCATTGCGATGACTTTGCCTTGTGCTTGCGCCTCTTTAATAACGCGTGTTTTATCTTCAGGTTTACATTCGGCGATAAAACGGTCTACTCCGGCTTCTTGTGCGATGGACGCAGCTGTGAGTGGGTTGTCCCCGGTACACATTACGGTTTCGATGCCCATTTTACGCAATACAGTAAAGCGTTCAGGTAGCCCTGGTTTAACGATGTCTTTTAAATAAATGACACCATAAATTTGTGTATGATCCATGACGACAAGAGGTGTTCCTCCTTGATGTGCCACTTCATCTGTTAACGACAATAAATCTTCAGGTATCGCAATATCCCATTTTTTAGCGCGTTTTATAACGGCATCTACAGCTCCTTTAAGGTGAAGTTGACCGTCTATCTCAATGCCACTCATTCGCGTTTCAGCAGTAAATGGAATGACTGTATAACGACTAGGGGGTGTAATGTGCGTGCCTTGTGATGCGCCAAATGTGACGATAGAACGTCCTTCTGGCGTATCATCATCATAAGAACTGAGTACGGCTTCTTGTGTTAATACGTCTTGTGTCACCCCGCTGACAGGGTAAAAGGCATGTGCCATACGGTTACCAAAGGTGATGGTCCCGGTTTTATCGAGAATCATCATATCCACATCACCACATGCTTCGACGGCTTTCCCGCTTTTGGCAATGACGTTGAAGCGGGTAACCCGATCCATCCCGGCAATGCCAATCGCTGAAAGTAATCCCCCAATGGTAGTCGGGATTAGACAAATAAATAGTGCAATTAAAGCCGTCGTCGATAAATCATAATGTAAGTGTCGTGCAATGGGGACTAAAGTAACGATGACGATTAAAAATATGAGCGTCAAACTGATTAACAAGGTCGACAAAGCAAGTTCATTTGGTGTCTTTTGACGCGAAGCGCCCTCGACTAATGCAATCATTTTATCGAGAAAGGAGTCGCCCGCTGCGGCTGTAACTTTGATTTTCAACTGATCGCTGACAACGACCGTTCCCCCAATGACACTCGAAAAATCGCCGCCTGATTCTTTTGCGACAGGTGCAGATTCTCCTGTGATGGCGGATTCATCGACCATTGCAATGCCTTCAATGATTTCACCATCACAAGGAATGGTTTCGCCATTTTTTACAAGTACAATATCCCCTTTATTAAGCTTGGTTGCAGGGATGGTATGTTCTTGGTGATCTTTAAGACGTCTGGCAGTCATCTCTTTTTTCTTCATACGGAGGGCACTGGCTTCTGCCTTACCACGTCCTTCTGCAAGACTTTCTGCAAAGTTGGCGAACAATATCGTTATTAATAAAACGACTGCAATAGTCCAGTGGTAAGGGCCTGCAGGTTTCATAGAAAATAAGGATGGAAAGATGCCACCCAACACCGTCACAAAAAAGGTCATTAAGACGACAAACATAACAGGGTTTTTAATCATTTTTGTTGGATTAAGTTTCACAAACGCTTGTCCAACGGCGGATTTTAAAAGTTCTTGTTTCATAATACTCCTCCTAGAGACGTCAAATACTCACCAATAGGACCTAGTACGAGAGCAGGTAAGAATGTGAGTGCACTTATTGTCAAAATAATGACAACT
The sequence above is a segment of the Staphylococcus hyicus genome. Coding sequences within it:
- the kdpB gene encoding potassium-transporting ATPase subunit KdpB, with protein sequence MKQELLKSAVGQAFVKLNPTKMIKNPVMFVVLMTFFVTVLGGIFPSLFSMKPAGPYHWTIAVVLLITILFANFAESLAEGRGKAEASALRMKKKEMTARRLKDHQEHTIPATKLNKGDIVLVKNGETIPCDGEIIEGIAMVDESAITGESAPVAKESGGDFSSVIGGTVVVSDQLKIKVTAAAGDSFLDKMIALVEGASRQKTPNELALSTLLISLTLIFLIVIVTLVPIARHLHYDLSTTALIALFICLIPTTIGGLLSAIGIAGMDRVTRFNVIAKSGKAVEACGDVDMMILDKTGTITFGNRMAHAFYPVSGVTQDVLTQEAVLSSYDDDTPEGRSIVTFGASQGTHITPPSRYTVIPFTAETRMSGIEIDGQLHLKGAVDAVIKRAKKWDIAIPEDLLSLTDEVAHQGGTPLVVMDHTQIYGVIYLKDIVKPGLPERFTVLRKMGIETVMCTGDNPLTAASIAQEAGVDRFIAECKPEDKTRVIKEAQAQGKVIAMTGDGTNDAPALALANVGVAMNSGTIAAKEASNMIDLDSDPTKLIEIVEIGKQLLITRGALTTFSIANDIAKYFAIIPALFLPWMPAINSLNIMHLQTSHSAILSALIFNAIIIPLLIPIALKGVKFRPTTQSRLLLNNTLIFGLGGILTPFIGIKLIDIIINLF
- the kdpC gene encoding K(+)-transporting ATPase subunit C, whose protein sequence is MFKSSILTTLLVFVICGFVYPILTTAVGQTCFHYQANGSLIKDNGKIVGSERIGQDFTSPYYLHGRPSPHHYSSYPVTDNPDHIQPVTGGTNLSNQNQTLLDRVAKDRKIFSQNNGVQPNDVPVNILTASGSGLDSQITKQAANMQIHRIAKHSGLSITTIQSIIDNHTLHQSESDIVNVLAVNLDIKHAMHR
- a CDS encoding C3-binding domain-containing protein gives rise to the protein MKNKNISRLLMGAATITLATMVANGEAKAAESTETTPAQHTQTSDVTDAQRAFYKVLHLEGITEEQRNHYIQTLRTQPERAQEVFSESIKDSNNQERRAGQQNAFYEILNNENLSENQKTEALAEIQKNPDKSQDVWYQTLHTETHTNNNLESTTPEHTPNLNESTQNTGHLTREQAFARHNELTSDANTSLSELLKTDSIDNRRNAQRNVNKAPLDVKEQLQKQLDLIIAQHEANAQKAADTTHNSIQDAYARQDAQVRKINEALTTLEKADTVKNRRQAQREVNKAPHYMQERLQKQLDLIIQKHATSKTTVATETLSSNQNTEAPKVEAPAKTETAPKSPGYYQAFKNYISETFNNGYKYVTDTYNSYKTKYDNAKFYADKYFKYKRLIDPIVLATLGDGWKSHITPIKIEGKNGALYNSYAKVRNYVTEGINTGKVLYAFYKNPSFVKTTIDTANTVSSLSKSFTSFISSLWK
- a CDS encoding salicylate synthase: MNNLKYNICSSSKSVLKEDFMMYEMNNLTYIGIGKAIEVKVTSKKIIIECRESKVKKVEYFTSLNNLLKQIQEALEENNISNFGYINYNLAKYLYQCNDSDKDEELLYFFVPTIEVKLSKGNMSVSYLNKNPFNDLDEIYKEMTVNHLPLKHDTEESLLNQKSDLYKKNVDKAVEDIKNKIYSKVILSRKINISEKINMLHSYFLGLKINNPARSYLYNINGMELFGFSPETIVQVDNNNKVLTFPLAGTRKNKEHLKKELLTDIKEVGEHAVSVKLAIEELKNVCKSDTIKVDEFMNIYERGSVQHLGSVVSGFLKNKNYWEALLALYPAVTASGIPKKESIQAIEKYEDTPRNLYSGGVFLINKDFGFDVALILRTVFQDKHETFARAGAGIVEKSEPDRELEETREKLNSIITALTL
- a CDS encoding ABC transporter ATP-binding protein; this encodes MFRITFKVLKWTSPYRLRMILGFIMSFINSIFIALPIFLAAQVFNRVLSHTQIEMYEIMSVLGIMILLVLARFITAYVKNRLQESIAYEMSTKERLNIGDKIKKVRLGYFENHDTNELATIVTTDLTFLENYAMKMIDIVVNGYILIAVLIFSLLVVSWEVSLLALIGVVLSLLSIHLLEKKSHQNAPYYHHAQNQLVEKVLEVIRGIQVIKSFSKENTSLQSFNKAVDESKHVNSKIELQYIPFNLLHLLSLKVVSIAIVLIACLLYINQSIDLPTLVMISIFSFVIFESVENVNNAAHVLEIINVTLDDIEEIKNAPVLDETGRDFEIDNCDIEFDHVSFSYGKHRVIKDVSFKVGRHTSTAIIGPSGSGKSTLCNLLLRFYDVDEGVIRIGGIDIRDMTLNTLMSHISAVFQKVYLFNDTIENNILYGKPGATKEEIIRAAKQACCHEFIMSLPDGYQTMINEKGNNLSGGEKQRISIARAILKDAPIIILDEATASIDPENEHLIQSAIDELSEGKTVITIAHKIGTIKNANEIIVLNEGEIIQKGDHETLVNQSGTYQNFIQIKTQSEGWRL
- a CDS encoding saccharopine dehydrogenase NADP-binding domain-containing protein; translation: MTKQIGILGGNGAIGRSLTELLSRHKDIQIKISTRAGVFNKVVHHKTKYEILSLESRDDLKRFINGCDIVVNCTGFFNKNIIDCCLEYHSHYIDTSGELNLAHSERILNDQLQQKRLSSVQFVGANPGLTEVLVAYSKAYLNVDELELYFSGVGELSKSAVLEMIETSEPPYSYSQMYILNGKPEKLEYMIKEDNLLDDDTQFYSVPIINHHFINCIQKNNISKAYFFNTFTDKNIIFNMVEAKILHQNNQTEKAISKLVESFKKYSNDNKPYTLIKILRNKRYGINFRSSLDWIEITASVVYHTIILLLRDRIYGYGIKNLYEVIDSKDLLLDMKKNPKITIEVYK